From the Synechococcus sp. HK01-R genome, one window contains:
- the topA gene encoding type I DNA topoisomerase, translating to MANTLVIVESPTKARTIRGFLPKGYRVEASMGHVRDLPNNASEIPAAQKGQKWANLGVNTEADFEPLYVVPKDKKKVVRELKDALKGADQLLLATDEDREGESISWHLLQLLAPKVPVKRMVFHEITKEAISRALDETRELDMELVHAQETRRILDRLVGYTLSPLLWKKVAWGLSAGRVQSVAVRLLVQRERARRAFRSGSYWDLKARLEQAGGGFDAKLTHLAGQRIATGNDFDESTGGLKQGSSVRLLSEQEARTLVETVRSSPWLVEAVEEKPTVRKPVPPFTTSTLQQEANRKLRLSARETMRCAQGLYERGFITYMRTDSVHLSDQAISAARSCVETRYGKDYLSKAPRQFSTKSRNAQEAHEAIRPSGESFRAPAETGLDGRDLALYELIWKRTVASQMAEARLTMLAVDLTVADARFRASGKRIDFAGFFRAYVEGSDDPDAALEGQEVLLPDLKTGDSPTPKEVEALGHQTQPPARYSEASLVKMLEKEGIGRPSTYASIIGTIVDRGYASLQNNSLTPSFTAFAVTALLEEHFPDLVDTSFTARMESTLDEISTGKVQWLPYLEGFYKGEEGLESLVQKREGDIDAGASRTIDLEGLPCVVRIGRFGAYLEAKRVADDGEEELIKATLPQEITPADLDAERAELILKQKADGPEALGEDPETGDLVYLLFGQYGPYVQRGQVSDENPKPKRASLPKGVKPEDLSLEDALGLLRLPRLLGEHPDGGRIQAGLGRFGPYVVWDKSKGEKDYRSLKAEDDVLMVGLSRALELLAMPKRGRGGRTALRDLGVPEGSEETVQVFDGPYGLYVKQGKVNASLPEGKGADDITLTEAMELLAAKASSKKTSKRSTKSSTTKSTTGRKAAAAKPAAKKPPATTKTGRLRASAVRVIKPGDT from the coding sequence GTGGCGAACACCCTGGTCATTGTCGAGAGCCCTACGAAGGCCCGCACCATCCGTGGTTTCCTCCCCAAGGGCTACCGGGTGGAAGCGTCGATGGGCCATGTCCGTGATCTCCCCAACAACGCCAGCGAGATTCCAGCGGCCCAAAAAGGGCAGAAATGGGCCAATCTCGGCGTGAACACCGAAGCCGACTTCGAGCCCCTCTACGTGGTGCCGAAGGACAAGAAGAAGGTGGTGCGCGAGCTCAAAGATGCGCTGAAGGGTGCGGATCAGCTCCTGCTGGCGACGGACGAAGACCGGGAGGGGGAGAGCATCAGCTGGCACCTGCTGCAACTTCTTGCGCCGAAGGTGCCCGTCAAGCGGATGGTCTTTCACGAGATCACCAAGGAGGCCATCTCCAGGGCGCTTGATGAGACCCGAGAGCTCGATATGGAGCTGGTGCATGCCCAAGAAACCCGTCGGATCCTCGATCGCCTCGTCGGTTACACCCTCTCCCCCCTGCTCTGGAAGAAGGTGGCCTGGGGGCTGTCCGCCGGTCGCGTGCAGTCGGTGGCGGTGCGACTGCTGGTGCAGCGCGAGCGGGCCCGCCGGGCGTTCCGCAGTGGCAGCTACTGGGATCTGAAGGCTCGCTTAGAGCAGGCAGGGGGCGGGTTTGACGCCAAGCTCACCCATCTCGCCGGTCAGCGAATCGCGACTGGCAACGACTTCGACGAGAGCACCGGTGGCCTCAAGCAGGGCAGCAGCGTGCGCCTGCTTAGCGAGCAGGAGGCCCGCACCCTGGTGGAGACCGTGCGCTCCTCCCCCTGGCTGGTGGAGGCGGTGGAAGAGAAGCCCACCGTGCGCAAGCCCGTCCCGCCCTTCACCACCAGCACCCTCCAGCAGGAAGCCAATCGCAAGCTGCGCCTTTCGGCTCGCGAGACGATGCGCTGCGCTCAGGGCCTCTACGAACGCGGTTTCATCACCTACATGCGCACCGATTCGGTGCATCTCTCCGACCAGGCGATCAGCGCGGCGCGAAGCTGCGTCGAGACTCGCTACGGCAAGGACTATCTGAGCAAGGCGCCGCGGCAGTTCAGCACCAAGTCCCGCAATGCCCAGGAGGCCCATGAGGCCATTCGCCCCTCGGGTGAGAGCTTTCGTGCTCCTGCCGAAACCGGTCTCGATGGCAGGGATCTGGCCCTCTACGAGTTGATATGGAAGCGCACCGTTGCCAGCCAAATGGCTGAAGCCCGGCTGACGATGCTGGCGGTGGATCTGACCGTGGCGGATGCCCGTTTCAGAGCCAGTGGAAAGCGGATCGATTTCGCCGGTTTCTTCCGCGCCTATGTGGAGGGAAGCGATGACCCGGATGCCGCGCTCGAGGGGCAGGAGGTGCTGCTTCCGGATCTGAAGACCGGAGATTCCCCCACGCCGAAGGAGGTGGAGGCCCTCGGTCACCAGACCCAGCCGCCAGCTCGCTACAGCGAGGCCTCTTTGGTGAAGATGCTTGAGAAGGAGGGCATCGGGCGCCCCTCCACCTACGCCAGCATCATCGGCACGATCGTGGATCGTGGCTACGCCTCGCTCCAAAACAATTCTCTGACCCCCAGCTTCACCGCTTTTGCCGTGACCGCCCTGCTGGAGGAGCACTTCCCAGACCTGGTCGATACCAGCTTCACGGCCCGGATGGAATCCACCCTCGATGAGATCTCGACCGGCAAGGTGCAGTGGCTTCCCTACCTGGAGGGCTTCTACAAAGGGGAGGAGGGGTTGGAATCTCTCGTGCAGAAGCGCGAGGGAGACATCGATGCTGGCGCCTCCCGCACGATCGACCTGGAGGGCTTGCCCTGCGTGGTGCGCATCGGTCGTTTCGGGGCGTATCTCGAGGCCAAACGGGTCGCTGATGACGGTGAAGAGGAGCTGATCAAGGCCACGCTTCCTCAGGAAATCACCCCTGCAGATCTGGATGCAGAGAGAGCCGAGCTGATCCTCAAGCAGAAGGCAGATGGCCCTGAAGCGCTTGGCGAGGACCCGGAAACTGGTGATCTCGTTTATCTGCTCTTCGGGCAGTACGGCCCCTACGTTCAGCGCGGTCAGGTCAGTGATGAGAACCCCAAGCCGAAGCGGGCCTCCCTGCCGAAGGGGGTGAAACCGGAGGATCTGTCCCTCGAGGATGCGCTTGGTCTGCTGCGCTTGCCCCGTTTGCTCGGTGAGCATCCCGATGGCGGACGGATCCAGGCAGGTCTCGGTCGCTTCGGGCCCTATGTGGTTTGGGATAAGAGCAAGGGTGAGAAGGACTATCGCTCCCTCAAGGCTGAGGACGACGTGCTGATGGTGGGTCTCTCCCGTGCCCTGGAGCTGTTGGCCATGCCCAAACGCGGTCGCGGTGGCCGCACCGCTCTGAGGGATCTCGGGGTGCCTGAAGGCTCGGAGGAGACCGTGCAGGTCTTTGATGGTCCCTATGGCCTCTATGTGAAGCAGGGCAAGGTGAACGCGTCCCTTCCGGAGGGCAAGGGAGCTGATGACATCACCCTGACTGAGGCCATGGAGCTGCTGGCGGCCAAGGCTTCCAGCAAGAAGACGAGCAAGCGCTCCACCAAGAGCAGCACCACCAAGAGCACAACCGGCCGCAAGGCAGCCGC